CCTTGTAAAGAATGAGGTTTGATAAGGAAAGTTTCTGGGTCCAAATGTATGATATGCTCcttgcatgcatgaatgaagAACATGGCATATAGATAGGGGGAACAATAGGTAAAGTAGAAGAGGTGGATACAAAAGAAGATGGGGTTGGATGGGGCAAGTTTCTAAGGGTAGCATCAACATCGAGCTCATGAAACCCCTGGCCAGAGGTAGAACAATTACGATGAAAGGTGAAAAGCTCTGGAGGTTTCAGAGGAAGAAAGAGGAAGTTGCAGGTGTGAAAGGGAGGAAAATGTTTCAACAATGAATGATTTGGAGGAACAGTGGAGGAAGTTTTGTTTGATAGAGGAAGAAGGGGAAGCTATAGCCATTGATGATGTTGTCGATGAGGTAATAGGTTTCAAAGGAGACTGTAGCTTGGTAGGGAAGATTTGCCTGGATAGGAACATCGGCAGAATGGTTCTTGAGGACACAATGAAGAAAGTATGGAGAGTTAGCAAGCCTGCTAAGTTCGGTGAACTAGGAGGTAATGTGTTTACAATAACCTTTGCTAACCAAGCAGATAAGCAACGCATATGGAATGGGAGACCTTGGCTCTTTGACTCTCATCTTTTAGCTTTGAAGCTATTTGATGAATATACACCCCTGCAAAGAATGAGGTTTGATAAGGAAAGTTTCTGGGTCCAAATGTATGATATGCTCcttgcatgcatgaatgaagAACATGGCATATAGATAGGGGGAACAATAGGTAAAGTAGAAGAGGTGGATACAAAAGAAGATGGGGTTGGATGGGGCAAGTTTCTAAGGGTATGCATCAACATCGAGCTCATGAAACCCCTGGCCAGAGGTAGAACAATTACGATGAAAGGTGAAAAGCTCTGGATTCCAGTTAAATATGAAAAGCTGCCCAGGTTCTGCTTTGAGTGTGGTTGCCTAATTCATGGCCCACAAGGATGTACTGGGAAGTTGGGTGAAAAGTTGCAATATGGAGTGTGGTTAAGGGCTGATACAAAAATAGGGTCCAAGTTGAAAATAAGAGCTAATGGTTTCGAAAGCAAGTGGAGAGAAGTGAATGAGGGAGAAGAAGAGGGTGTAAGGGATGACCAGCATGAGGCAGAGGGTGAGGAAACAAAAAGGGGTGAGGTTGAACAAAACATTGAGGGGGAGGAAAATACACCTGGGTTAAGGGGAGGGGTTGAAAGTAATGAAGTAGAGAGTAGCTGTGCTAAtggtacataaaaaaaaaaaaaaaaaaaaaaaaaaaaaaaaaaaaaaagaatggaagcGGTAGATGGCTGGTTGGTGGAAGCAAGTGGAGATGAAAGGTGTTTGGAGGTAGAGGAGACAGTGCAAACAGTCACTATTGGCAAGGGTCAAGGCTTGTTTAATAGAAAGACTAAGGGAGGGGGGGAAatgagagcaagagagaaaagggaggaTACAAAGCAGGGTGATGGGTATGTTactagaaagaggaaaaaagaagaggtGATGGGAGGTGAAAAAGTGCAAAAAAAGATCAAGATAGGGAGCTTGTACAGTGAAGGTTCAGTGGATAATTCTCAACAATTATTGGTGGAGGCTGGTTACCAGCCCCGCCACTctcaatgaaaatattaagctggaactgccgagggcttgggaaccctcggacagttcaagaTCTCTACCTTttggtggaggagaagaaaccCGGTGTAGTTTTCTTAATGAAAACTAGATTAAAAGCAGTCAAGTATGTAGGTTTTAAGAAGAGACTTAAGTTTGAAGGGTGTTTTGTGGTAGAACCTGTGGGTCAAAAAGGAGGTTTAGCACTTTTATGGAGTAGCAGGGTCCatttagaaattttgaattacaTACAAAGGCACATAAATGCATGGATATCAAATGAGGTGGATTGCTTGAGGTGGCAGTTAACTTGTTATTATGGCCATCTGAGACTCACAAAAGAGCTGAAGCTTGGGAGCTACTGTCATCCTTAAAGCCAACAAGTTTTCAATGATGGTGTGTATTGGGAGATTTCAATGAGATCTTAACTCATGATGAGAAGATATGGGGCAGaccaaaacaagagaaactCATGGATAATTTCAGGAAAGTATTGGAGAAGGGGAATTTGTCAGACTTAAAGTGGGTGGGCAGCAAATTTACATGGAGCAACAGATATGAGGATGCTTCATTCACGAAAGAAAGGCTTGACAGGGTAGTAGCAAATCCTTCTTGGGTCCAGTTGTTTAAGGAATATTGGGTGGAAGTGTTAACAGGCAGGAGCTCAGATCATAGGCCAATCCTGCTGACTATGAACAAAAGGGACAGATTCACAAGGAAGGTTGATagaatatttagatatgaagcTAGTTGGAATAAGGAGGAGAGATGCGAGGAAGTCATCCAAGACGCATAGAGGATTAATGAAGGAAGGAGAGGTTCACAAATCCCAATAACAGATCAACTTGAAAGGTGTAGAGGGACACTTCTGGGATGGAGCAAGCAGTTCAAACAAGACAGGAATCaagaaataaagttaaaaactgAGGTACTGAAAAGGCTGCAAGATGAAGAGAGCTGTCTTAATGTAGCTGAAATAAAGAAGTTACAGAAGGAAGTTGGAACTTTGCTCGAAAAGAAGGATATcaagtggaaacaaagggctAAAAGAAATTGGTATGCTAAGGGGGATAGAAACACAAAGTATTTTCACGCTTGTGCAAACCAAAGGAGGCAAAAGAACACAATTAAACTGATTGAAGATGGGCAAGGGAGAAGCTGCAAAGACCAGGAGGGCATTGAGGGAGCTTTCAAAGGATATTTTGAGAGCTTGTTCAGTTCAACTCAGCCTAGTTCAGAAGAGATGGAAGATTGCTTAAAACACTTAGAACCTCGAGTTACAAGGGAGGAAAATGACAAACTGCTTAGACCATTTAGCAAGGAGGAGATTGAAGAAGCCATTAAGAGCATGGCACCTCTAAAGTCACCAGGCCCTGATGGTTTTGGAGCTTGCTTCTACCAAAACCATTGGGTTACAATTGGAGATTATGTGTGTGCAGCTGTTCTTGACCATCTCAATGGTATAATTCCTTTCCAACCTgtcaattttacttttattgttCTAATTCCTTAGAAGAAGGACCCAAAAGTTGTAACTGAGTACAGGCCCATCAGTCTTTATAaccttttttataaaatcatttccaaagtGTTAGTTAATAGATTCAAAGGAGTTCTGTCAGAGATCATCTCAAGCAATCAAAGTGCCTTCATTCTTGGCAGAATTATCACTGACAACATAATGATTGCATACGAGGTTTTGCATTCCATGAAGGTGGGGAAGAAGGGTAAGAAAGGAAG
Above is a genomic segment from Juglans microcarpa x Juglans regia isolate MS1-56 chromosome 1D, Jm3101_v1.0, whole genome shotgun sequence containing:
- the LOC121261463 gene encoding uncharacterized protein LOC121261463 — translated: MNDLEEQWRKFCLIEEEGEAIAIDDVVDEVIGFKGDCSLVGKICLDRNIGRMVLEDTMKKVWRVSKPAKFGELGGNVFTITFANQADKQRIWNGRPWLFDSHLLALKLFDEYTPLQRMRFDKESFWIGGTIGKVEEVDTKEDGVGWGKFLRVCINIELMKPLARGRTITMKGEKLWIPVKYEKLPRFCFECGCLIHGPQGCTGKLGEKLQYGVWLRADTKIGSKLKIRANGFESKWREVNEGEEEGVRDDQHEAEGEETKRGEVEQNIEGEENTPGLRGGVESNEVESSCANGT